A single genomic interval of Bacillus sp. es.036 harbors:
- the ppsA gene encoding phosphoenolpyruvate synthase: MVEQSAIRWFHEIRKEDIALVGGKGANLGELTQSGVHVPPGFCVTAEAYATFISERELDQSITQKMKTLDYENNNQLNEVSAEIREWILQTDMLESLEVEIRNAYEAFSQDLNVTDPFVAVRSSATAEDLPEASFAGQQDTYLEISGITELLYHIKKCWASLWTARAIYYREKQQFNHFDVSLCAVVQLMVNSEKSGVIFTANPITGEREQMMINASWGLGEAVVSGMVSPDEYIVDKRTFKLIEKHVAEKKVLVVKKVNAIGTDTVAVKEYLSEEHVNQQCLTQAEIAQLSRDAVRIEDLYQTPQDIEWGLDCQTNELYILQARPITTLKEEETKVVEKVETPKKMLVRGLAASPGSASGKVRKIKDISEVSLVEEGDILVTIMTNPDMIPAMKKAAALVTDEGGRTCHAAIVSREFGIPCIVGSSIATDVLMDGMEVTVDATRGVVYEGILKEAEPVKKKEAANEATNSIEGFNEALLHQLAPITGTKIYMNLGEPELISKYKHLPFDGIGLMRTEFIFSNIGIHPMHLLKTGQEEMFIEKMSEGITKVAQDIYPKPMVVRLSDFRSNEFRGLIGGDEVEPVEANPMIGWRGVSRYISPQYEEGFRLECRAIKKVRDEYGLINVWTMLPFVRTTWEVEKVKKIMAEEGLIQNQEFKIWIMAEVPSVIFEAEEFAQLVDGFSIGSNDLTQLILGSDRDSGILNSMGYFDERNPSVKRAIKQLIHGAHKYGKTVSICGQGPSTYPEFTEFLIKEGIDSVSINPDTVAATRRSVASVEQRMILNKVRG, from the coding sequence ATGGTGGAGCAAAGTGCGATTCGATGGTTTCATGAAATAAGAAAAGAGGATATTGCTCTTGTTGGTGGTAAGGGAGCAAATCTGGGAGAGCTTACGCAGAGTGGTGTACACGTACCACCTGGTTTTTGTGTAACGGCTGAAGCGTACGCAACGTTTATCTCGGAACGGGAACTTGATCAGTCGATTACACAAAAAATGAAAACGCTTGATTATGAAAATAACAATCAGCTTAATGAAGTGAGTGCTGAAATTAGAGAATGGATTCTGCAGACAGATATGCTTGAATCGCTTGAAGTAGAGATTCGCAATGCCTATGAAGCATTTAGTCAGGATCTTAATGTAACCGATCCATTCGTAGCCGTTCGAAGCTCGGCGACAGCTGAAGATCTTCCAGAAGCTTCTTTTGCAGGTCAGCAAGATACATATCTTGAGATTTCTGGAATCACAGAGCTTCTTTATCACATCAAGAAGTGCTGGGCATCCTTATGGACAGCACGAGCCATTTACTATCGCGAAAAACAGCAGTTCAACCATTTTGATGTCTCCCTTTGTGCGGTCGTTCAATTAATGGTGAATAGTGAAAAATCAGGTGTGATTTTTACAGCGAATCCGATTACAGGTGAACGCGAGCAGATGATGATTAACGCGAGCTGGGGTCTTGGGGAAGCGGTTGTTTCTGGGATGGTTTCACCAGATGAGTACATCGTCGATAAAAGAACGTTTAAATTAATCGAAAAGCACGTAGCCGAAAAGAAAGTGCTTGTCGTAAAGAAAGTAAATGCAATCGGAACGGATACGGTTGCGGTGAAAGAATATTTAAGTGAGGAACATGTGAACCAACAGTGCTTAACACAAGCTGAAATCGCTCAGCTTTCACGTGACGCTGTTCGAATTGAAGACCTTTATCAAACGCCTCAGGATATTGAGTGGGGCCTTGATTGCCAAACAAATGAACTTTACATTCTGCAAGCACGTCCAATAACAACACTAAAAGAGGAGGAAACAAAAGTGGTTGAAAAGGTAGAAACGCCAAAGAAGATGCTGGTTCGAGGATTAGCTGCCTCTCCTGGGTCTGCTAGCGGAAAAGTCCGTAAGATCAAAGATATTAGTGAAGTTTCCCTTGTAGAAGAAGGCGACATTCTAGTGACCATTATGACGAATCCGGATATGATTCCTGCTATGAAAAAAGCGGCAGCACTCGTTACAGATGAAGGTGGCCGTACTTGCCATGCCGCCATTGTTTCACGTGAGTTTGGCATTCCATGTATTGTTGGATCTTCGATTGCGACAGATGTGTTAATGGATGGAATGGAAGTGACGGTTGATGCGACGCGTGGAGTGGTATATGAAGGAATTCTAAAAGAAGCTGAACCAGTGAAAAAGAAAGAAGCGGCTAACGAAGCGACGAACAGCATTGAAGGATTCAATGAAGCGCTTCTTCATCAGCTGGCTCCGATCACAGGGACAAAAATTTATATGAATCTTGGAGAGCCTGAACTAATCAGTAAATACAAACATCTGCCGTTTGACGGCATTGGCTTAATGCGAACGGAATTTATTTTTTCAAATATCGGTATTCACCCGATGCATTTGCTTAAAACCGGACAGGAAGAGATGTTTATTGAAAAAATGTCGGAAGGAATCACGAAGGTGGCGCAGGATATCTATCCAAAGCCGATGGTTGTTCGTTTGAGTGACTTCCGCTCAAATGAATTTCGTGGACTCATTGGTGGAGATGAAGTAGAGCCAGTTGAAGCAAACCCTATGATCGGATGGCGCGGGGTTTCTCGCTATATTTCCCCACAGTATGAAGAAGGCTTTCGTCTAGAATGTCGAGCGATTAAAAAAGTGCGCGATGAGTACGGCTTAATTAACGTTTGGACAATGCTTCCATTCGTTCGGACAACGTGGGAAGTGGAGAAAGTGAAGAAGATTATGGCAGAAGAAGGCCTGATTCAAAATCAGGAATTCAAGATTTGGATTATGGCAGAAGTGCCGTCTGTGATTTTTGAAGCAGAGGAATTCGCGCAGCTTGTGGATGGATTCAGCATCGGAAGCAATGATTTAACACAGCTTATTTTAGGATCTGACCGTGACTCTGGCATCCTAAACAGCATGGGCTACTTTGATGAGCGTAACCCTTCTGTAAAACGTGCGATTAAACAGCTGATTCATGGAGCGCATAAGTATGGCAAAACCGTCTCGATTTGTGGACAGGGACCGTCGACTTACCCAGAATTTACAGAGTTCCTCATTAAAGAAGGAATCGATAGCGTGAGCATCAATCCAGATACGGTGGCAGCAACAAGAAGATCGGTTGCGTCTGTTGAACAGCGCATGATTTTAAATAAAGTCAGAGGGTAA
- a CDS encoding MFS transporter has translation MKRLSAIRKNDLLLLTSMGITNIGGWVYHIALNLILLDQTGSALAVTGLYLLKPFATLFTNPWAGSLIDRVNKRRLMILVNTAQALVMFILPLLSSLCMIYVLVFLINMGSSIFHPTSMTYMTKLVPKERRIRFNSLRSLVDSGAFVIGPAIAGVLFIIGTPTNAIYLNAGALFLAGLLFLLLPDVETGSLMNRSGTISFQMMKEDWGIVYTFSRSAIFVILIYFLVSTVGIMSWGVDSLEASFATDVLHLANTEYGFLVSIAGIGVLLGAILNTVIAEKGEPLSLIGGGAIVLSVGYLIFALSSSFQLAAIGCFVLSFSLSFMNTGFYTFYQNNIPVDVMGRIGSLFEWIEAIFVIAVMVGCGIAAELISIRFSVIVGSSVMLSFAFLLLGVVMVKRTSMRSEVEHRLAK, from the coding sequence ATGAAACGTCTTAGTGCTATTCGAAAGAACGACCTGCTGTTGCTTACATCAATGGGGATTACAAATATCGGAGGATGGGTTTATCATATTGCCCTTAATCTCATCCTATTAGATCAAACGGGTTCAGCACTCGCTGTGACAGGACTGTATTTACTCAAGCCGTTCGCCACTCTGTTCACAAATCCTTGGGCGGGCAGCTTGATTGATCGCGTGAACAAACGAAGGCTAATGATTTTAGTGAATACCGCTCAGGCATTGGTGATGTTTATTCTCCCACTACTATCCAGTCTATGTATGATTTATGTCCTTGTTTTTCTGATTAACATGGGTAGCTCGATTTTTCATCCAACATCAATGACTTACATGACGAAACTTGTTCCTAAAGAAAGGCGAATCCGTTTCAATTCCCTTCGAAGCCTGGTCGATTCAGGTGCATTTGTGATCGGACCAGCGATTGCTGGTGTGTTATTTATCATCGGAACGCCAACCAATGCCATTTACCTTAATGCAGGAGCATTATTTCTTGCTGGACTGCTGTTTTTATTGCTACCTGATGTAGAAACAGGAAGTCTCATGAATCGATCAGGTACGATTTCATTTCAAATGATGAAAGAAGATTGGGGCATTGTATACACGTTTAGCCGAAGCGCCATTTTTGTTATTTTGATTTACTTTCTAGTGAGTACAGTTGGCATAATGAGCTGGGGAGTAGATTCACTTGAAGCAAGCTTCGCAACAGATGTCCTTCATCTGGCAAACACCGAATATGGATTTCTCGTAAGTATTGCTGGAATTGGAGTTCTTCTAGGAGCCATTCTCAATACCGTTATTGCAGAAAAAGGAGAACCGCTTTCGTTAATAGGAGGTGGAGCGATCGTGCTTTCCGTGGGGTATCTGATATTTGCTTTGTCGTCATCATTTCAGTTGGCTGCAATCGGCTGCTTTGTTCTTTCTTTTTCCCTCTCATTCATGAATACGGGTTTTTACACTTTTTATCAAAACAATATTCCTGTTGACGTCATGGGAAGGATTGGCAGTTTGTTCGAATGGATTGAGGCGATTTTTGTTATCGCTGTGATGGTGGGTTGCGGAATAGCGGCAGAACTCATATCGATACGATTTAGCGTGATAGTAGGCTCAAGTGTGATGCTAAGCTTTGCTTTCCTACTTCTAGGAGTAGTTATGGTCAAACGTACGAGTATGAGGTCCGAGGTAGAACACCGGTTGGCTAAATAG
- a CDS encoding copper resistance CopC family protein, with translation MKKIVVLTIACLLTFGNLTYAHTGIESSNPEDGSTITEELTTVTLTFETEIEETSSFELQNASGETVAVDNITVENNTMTGTFDQPIANGDYEVPWKIIGIDGHPIEGTFSFSVDAPESEVAEEESTSEEATNDSEAEDTEEQMDKEEETKADTAEEESSNGTVIGIIIAVLVIVLIGSVMLMRRKK, from the coding sequence ATGAAAAAAATAGTAGTATTAACGATTGCATGTCTACTCACGTTTGGGAATTTAACATACGCCCACACTGGAATAGAAAGTTCTAACCCAGAGGATGGAAGTACGATCACAGAGGAGCTAACCACAGTAACGCTCACTTTCGAAACAGAAATTGAGGAAACAAGCTCATTTGAATTACAAAATGCAAGTGGTGAAACTGTAGCTGTTGATAACATCACTGTTGAAAACAATACGATGACTGGGACGTTTGATCAGCCAATTGCAAACGGAGACTATGAAGTGCCGTGGAAAATTATTGGCATTGATGGTCATCCGATCGAAGGAACGTTTTCTTTTTCAGTAGACGCGCCTGAATCAGAAGTGGCGGAAGAAGAGTCAACTTCTGAAGAAGCGACGAACGATTCAGAAGCAGAAGATACGGAAGAACAAATGGATAAAGAAGAAGAGACAAAGGCAGATACGGCTGAAGAGGAAAGTTCTAATGGTACGGTAATTGGGATCATTATTGCTGTCCTGGTTATCGTACTCATTGGAAGTGTTATGTTGATGAGGAGGAAAAAATAA